In a genomic window of Theropithecus gelada isolate Dixy chromosome 15, Tgel_1.0, whole genome shotgun sequence:
- the BAG1 gene encoding BAG family molecular chaperone regulator 1: protein MKKKTRRRSTRSEELTRSEELTLSEEATRSEEATQSEEATRSEEMNRSQEVTPDEEATQSEEVTREEMAAPGLTVTVTHSNEKHDLHVTPQQGSSEPVVQDLAQVVEEAIGVPQSFQKLIFKGKSLKEMETPLSALGIQDGCRVMLIGKKNSPEEEVELKKLKHLEKSVEKIADQLEELNKELTGIQQGFLPKDLQAEALCKLDRRVKATIEQFMKILEEIDTLILPENFKDSRLKRKGLVKKVQAFLAECDAVEQNICQETERLQSTNFALAE from the exons ATGAAGAAGAAGACCCGGCGCCGCTCGACCCGGAGCGAGGAATTGACCCGGAGCGAGGAGTTGACCCTGAGTGAGGAGGCGACGCGGAGCGAAGAGGCGACCCAGAGTGAGGAGGCGACTCGGAGCGAAGAGATGAATCGGAGCCAGGAGGTGACCCCGGACGAGGAGGCGACCCAGAGCGAGGAGGTGACCAGGGAGGAAATGGCGGCACCTGGGCTCACCGTGACTGTCACCCATA GCAATGAGAAGCATGACCTTCATGTTACCCCGCAGCAGGGCAGCAGTGAACCAGTTGTCCAAGACCTGGCCCAGGTTGTTGAAGAGGCCATAGGGGTTCCACAGTCTTTTCAGAAACTCATATTTAAGG gAAAATCCCTGAAGGAAATGGAAACACCATTGTCAGCACTTGGAATACAAGATGGTTGCCGGGTCATGTTAATTGGAAAAAAG AACAGTCCAGAGGAAGAGGTTGAACTAAAGAAGTTGAAACATTTGGAGAAGTCTGTGGAGAAGATAGCTGACCAGCTGGAAGAGTTGAATAAAGAGCTTACTGGAATACAGCAG GGTTTTCTGCCCAAGGATTTACAAGCTGAAGCTCTCTGCAAACTTGATAGGAGAGTAAAAGCCACAATAGAGCAGTTTATGAAGATCTTGGAGGAGATTGACACACTG ATCCTGCCAGAAAATTTCAAAGACAGTAGATTGAAAAGGAAAGGCTTGGTAAAAAAGGTTCAG GCATTCCTAGCTGAGTGTGACGCAGTGGAGCAGAACATCTGCCAGGAGACAGAGCGGCTGCAGTCTACAAACTTTGCCCTGGCTGAGTGA